One Pullulanibacillus sp. KACC 23026 DNA segment encodes these proteins:
- a CDS encoding glycerate kinase — MNIVISPDSFKGSLSALKVGDTIGQALKEKHPDWQFDILPMADGGEGTVDALLFATNGTKVELEVTGPFGTKITSYYGVLGDNKTVVMEIANTAGLVLVGEERDPLKTTSFGLGELIGHALKEGYRDFIIGLGGSATNDGGMGLLQALGITFFNQEGEVLSPCGASLNDVYEIDSSGLEPRLKEAFFTIACDVENRLCGEQGATYIYGPQKGLKPEQLKATDRSMNNYANLVEAKLEKKVQDIPGAGAAGGLGFAFLILGAELKSGAAIVADVLGLEEKIEHADWIITGEGKSDAQTLFGKVPYYVAKLAKTYDKKTILISGSLGDGHEKLYDCFFSCHSIVSKPMSLDEAMEQAEPLLYDAALNIGSYLRLT; from the coding sequence GTGAATATCGTGATTTCTCCTGATTCCTTTAAGGGATCCTTATCTGCTTTAAAAGTAGGCGACACAATCGGTCAAGCGCTGAAAGAAAAGCATCCAGATTGGCAGTTTGACATTTTGCCAATGGCGGATGGGGGAGAGGGAACCGTCGATGCGCTCCTTTTTGCGACGAATGGGACCAAAGTGGAGCTTGAAGTGACAGGGCCTTTTGGAACAAAAATAACTTCTTATTATGGCGTTTTAGGAGATAACAAGACCGTTGTGATGGAGATTGCCAATACAGCCGGGCTCGTCTTGGTCGGTGAAGAAAGAGATCCGCTGAAAACAACCAGCTTTGGCCTTGGGGAATTAATTGGCCATGCGCTAAAAGAAGGCTACCGTGATTTTATTATTGGTTTAGGTGGAAGCGCTACCAATGATGGCGGTATGGGGTTGCTTCAGGCCTTGGGGATCACTTTTTTTAATCAAGAAGGGGAAGTGCTTTCGCCATGCGGTGCCTCACTTAATGATGTTTATGAAATTGATAGCTCTGGTCTAGAGCCCCGATTGAAAGAGGCCTTCTTCACGATTGCTTGTGATGTGGAGAATAGACTTTGCGGCGAGCAGGGGGCAACTTACATCTATGGCCCCCAAAAAGGATTAAAACCAGAACAACTAAAAGCAACCGACCGATCAATGAACAACTATGCCAATCTCGTTGAAGCAAAGTTGGAAAAAAAGGTTCAAGACATTCCAGGAGCCGGCGCGGCAGGCGGTCTAGGCTTTGCCTTTCTCATACTGGGAGCCGAATTGAAGTCAGGCGCCGCAATCGTTGCGGATGTACTAGGACTAGAAGAAAAGATCGAACACGCCGACTGGATCATTACAGGTGAAGGAAAAAGTGATGCCCAAACCTTATTTGGAAAAGTCCCCTACTATGTCGCCAAACTCGCCAAGACATACGACAAAAAAACAATTCTCATTTCAGGAAGCTTAGGAGATGGCCACGAAAAGCTCTATGATTGTTTTTTTAGCTGCCATTCCATCGTTTCAAAACCAATGAGCCTAGACGAAGCCATGGAACAGGCCGAACCACTCCTGTACGACGCCGCCCTGAATATCGGTAGTTATTTGAGGTTGACCTAG
- a CDS encoding tartrate dehydrogenase: MKQLSIATIPGDGIGNEVVPAAIEVLEALSDIHGGLKFKFTHFPYNCHYYLEHGVMMPEDGLEQLKNFDAIFLGAVGNAKLVPDHISLWGLLIKLRREFEQVINIRPAKLLSGVQSPLVNPKDFDLIVVRENSEGEYSSVGGRIYKDEEELAIQNSIFSRRGTERAMRYAFELAKKRRNHVTSATKSNGIYYSMPFWDEVFKDVAKDYPEVATDSQHIDALAAFFVTHPDKFDVVVASNLFGDVLTDLGAAIMGSVGIAPAANINVNGKYPSMFEPVHGSAPDIVGKGIANPLGQIWTAKMMLDHFNEEEIGHVLLDVIESVTRNGLLTPDIGGNYTTKEVTDEIIKRLKARA, encoded by the coding sequence ATGAAACAGTTAAGCATTGCAACAATACCTGGAGATGGAATAGGAAATGAAGTAGTACCAGCAGCCATTGAAGTATTGGAGGCGCTGTCTGACATTCATGGTGGATTAAAATTTAAGTTTACTCATTTCCCGTATAATTGTCATTACTATTTAGAGCATGGTGTGATGATGCCAGAGGATGGACTTGAACAATTAAAGAATTTTGATGCCATTTTTCTCGGAGCAGTTGGGAACGCGAAATTGGTACCGGATCATATTTCCCTATGGGGACTATTAATAAAACTCCGTCGTGAATTTGAACAAGTCATTAATATACGTCCTGCAAAATTACTGAGTGGCGTTCAGTCCCCCTTGGTCAATCCAAAGGACTTCGATTTGATTGTTGTAAGGGAGAACAGCGAGGGGGAGTACAGTTCGGTAGGAGGAAGGATTTATAAAGATGAGGAAGAACTAGCCATTCAAAACAGTATCTTCTCAAGACGAGGGACGGAAAGAGCTATGCGCTATGCCTTTGAGCTAGCGAAGAAACGCAGGAATCACGTGACAAGTGCGACTAAATCCAATGGGATCTATTATTCCATGCCGTTTTGGGATGAAGTATTTAAAGATGTCGCAAAGGATTATCCAGAGGTGGCAACCGATTCCCAGCACATTGACGCACTAGCCGCCTTCTTTGTGACTCACCCGGATAAATTTGATGTGGTGGTGGCGAGTAATTTGTTTGGTGACGTGTTGACCGATTTAGGAGCAGCCATCATGGGCAGTGTAGGAATTGCTCCAGCGGCTAACATTAATGTGAATGGAAAATATCCTTCTATGTTTGAACCCGTTCATGGCTCCGCCCCTGATATTGTGGGCAAGGGTATTGCCAATCCATTAGGACAGATTTGGACAGCTAAGATGATGTTAGATCATTTTAATGAAGAGGAAATAGGCCATGTATTATTGGATGTTATTGAAAGCGTAACCCGAAATGGACTATTAACCCCGGATATAGGCGGCAACTATACAACGAAAGAAGTCACTGATGAAATCATTAAGAGATTAAAAGCCAGGGCTTGA
- a CDS encoding 2-hydroxycarboxylate transporter family protein: MSQTQEVPVKSSGPTPVWKMKIAGINAPIYLGIVIVVLIGVYMQILPQNMASGIIVSMTLGITLRWIGDHIPIFNTFGGGPILCILIPALFIFWGILPESVGKLTDSFYNDIGFSDFAVTGIIVGSILSMDRRMLMKSGIRFLIPLLGGVIFALGLGGLVGQLLGFGFKQTLFFVVGPVMGGGMAAGAVPMSQIFAASSGMSAGEVLAKIAPAVIVGNMLCILAAGILNGLGKRNKKYKSFTGNGEMLRVKGGKGINLNEKGDSLPFSMNSLITGLFFSMAIYVFGQILGKLIPGLHPYVWIILAAAALKIFNLLPSSIEKSAEHWYNFITAAWVPAILVAISAGMVDFHSVIQIVTNPSYITLTIFTIIVAVFASGFIGVLVGFYFVESSISAGLGMADMGGSGDVAVLSAAERMELMPYLQISSRIGGAIMLLILSLLSSFWM; encoded by the coding sequence TTGAGCCAGACACAAGAAGTGCCAGTTAAAAGTAGCGGCCCGACCCCAGTATGGAAGATGAAAATTGCAGGAATTAATGCCCCCATTTATTTAGGTATCGTCATTGTTGTTTTGATTGGTGTTTATATGCAAATCCTCCCGCAAAACATGGCCAGCGGGATCATCGTGTCCATGACCTTAGGGATTACACTTAGGTGGATTGGCGACCACATACCTATATTCAATACATTTGGAGGCGGCCCCATTTTATGTATCCTTATTCCGGCATTATTCATTTTCTGGGGAATCTTACCCGAAAGTGTCGGGAAGTTAACAGACAGCTTCTACAATGATATTGGTTTTTCTGATTTTGCCGTTACCGGAATTATAGTCGGAAGCATTCTAAGTATGGATCGCAGAATGTTAATGAAAAGTGGAATTCGATTTTTAATACCTCTTTTAGGCGGGGTTATCTTTGCATTAGGTCTGGGAGGACTTGTTGGCCAACTCTTGGGTTTTGGTTTTAAACAAACGCTCTTCTTCGTAGTCGGTCCTGTTATGGGCGGCGGGATGGCCGCGGGCGCTGTGCCGATGTCGCAAATCTTTGCAGCAAGCAGTGGAATGAGTGCAGGAGAGGTTTTAGCTAAGATTGCACCAGCGGTTATTGTCGGAAATATGCTTTGCATTTTAGCTGCCGGCATATTAAATGGACTTGGAAAGAGAAACAAAAAATATAAGAGTTTTACAGGAAACGGAGAAATGCTTAGGGTAAAAGGCGGAAAAGGCATTAACTTAAATGAAAAGGGAGATTCGTTGCCATTTTCGATGAATAGTTTAATTACCGGTCTTTTCTTCTCAATGGCCATTTATGTATTCGGTCAAATCCTAGGTAAATTGATTCCCGGGCTTCATCCTTACGTGTGGATTATTTTGGCCGCAGCCGCACTAAAAATCTTTAACCTTCTACCTTCTTCCATCGAGAAAAGTGCCGAGCATTGGTATAACTTTATAACAGCTGCCTGGGTACCGGCCATTCTAGTGGCAATCAGTGCGGGTATGGTCGATTTCCATAGTGTTATACAAATCGTCACGAATCCAAGTTATATTACTTTAACGATATTTACTATTATAGTAGCGGTGTTTGCCTCCGGTTTTATCGGTGTGTTAGTAGGCTTCTACTTCGTTGAGTCATCCATATCGGCAGGTCTTGGCATGGCTGACATGGGCGGTTCTGGGGATGTCGCTGTACTGAGTGCTGCGGAAAGAATGGAACTGATGCCTTATTTGCAAATCTCTTCACGTATCGGCGGAGCCATTATGCTGCTCATACTGTCCTTGCTGTCTTCATTCTGGATGTGA
- a CDS encoding mandelate racemase/muconate lactonizing enzyme family protein, with the protein MKITDIEVIPANRFLYVKVVTDEGITGIGESGAWGFLDASAEVVNSFKTYLVGKDPLQIEHHWQYMYRCFHFRGAAIMGAISAIDIALWDIAGKWFNVPTYVLLGGKVRDKVRTYYHVIGDTTEELVNSCLKAKELGFTAVGHLSPFLDESREKPYFVPYAKMLNEAVDRVRQIREAVGDDVDLCLELHRRMKPGEAIAFAHAVEKYHPFFLEDPITPDNFDSMALIADKTNVPIATGERIHTIQEFEMLLSRNAMAYARTSVCLCGGITGTKKIAAIAEAHGVPIVPHNPLSPVSTAACLQIAASVENLVIQELPDHETVSATERFTSTDILKENFRQSDLVTWVPKAVEGFIDIPDRVGIGTDLVEGIQTLYPYQRREINTRLHLDGSVVDQ; encoded by the coding sequence ATGAAAATTACGGATATTGAAGTTATACCGGCGAATCGTTTCTTATATGTAAAGGTAGTGACAGATGAGGGGATAACGGGAATTGGCGAGTCAGGGGCCTGGGGGTTCTTAGACGCATCGGCAGAAGTCGTTAATTCCTTTAAAACCTATTTAGTTGGTAAAGATCCATTACAGATTGAACACCATTGGCAATATATGTATCGCTGTTTCCATTTTAGAGGTGCTGCCATAATGGGAGCTATTAGTGCGATTGATATAGCTTTATGGGATATTGCAGGTAAATGGTTCAATGTTCCTACCTATGTTTTATTAGGCGGGAAAGTAAGAGATAAAGTCAGAACCTACTATCATGTAATAGGTGATACAACGGAAGAACTTGTGAACAGTTGCCTAAAAGCAAAGGAACTTGGATTTACGGCTGTCGGACATTTATCTCCCTTTCTCGATGAATCAAGAGAGAAGCCTTATTTTGTTCCATATGCCAAAATGTTGAATGAAGCGGTAGACAGAGTTAGACAGATTAGAGAAGCCGTAGGAGATGATGTGGACCTTTGCTTAGAACTGCATAGAAGAATGAAGCCGGGAGAGGCCATTGCTTTCGCTCATGCCGTCGAGAAGTATCATCCTTTCTTCCTGGAAGACCCCATCACTCCAGATAACTTTGATTCCATGGCTCTCATCGCTGACAAAACCAATGTCCCTATTGCAACAGGCGAGCGCATTCATACGATTCAAGAATTTGAAATGCTTTTATCAAGAAATGCAATGGCTTATGCCAGAACAAGTGTCTGCCTGTGCGGTGGTATAACAGGTACAAAAAAGATTGCCGCAATAGCAGAAGCTCATGGGGTGCCAATCGTTCCCCATAACCCATTAAGCCCCGTGAGTACCGCAGCTTGTCTGCAAATCGCGGCGTCAGTAGAAAATCTAGTCATACAAGAACTTCCAGATCACGAAACAGTCTCGGCAACGGAACGTTTTACAAGTACCGATATACTAAAGGAAAACTTTAGACAAAGTGATTTAGTTACATGGGTACCAAAAGCAGTAGAAGGTTTTATCGATATTCCAGACAGGGTAGGCATAGGTACGGATTTAGTAGAAGGAATTCAAACGCTTTACCCTTATCAAAGAAGAGAAATCAATACAAGGCTTCATTTAGATGGATCCGTAGTAGACCAGTAA
- a CDS encoding YqcI/YcgG family protein has protein sequence MRLFTMESLLQSNLESWKKDAARKFSEKMRDRHHPFPCIPATIGYQLDQFRYGFLPEPWDPETVSELANALEAYSKQYRDLGSYTSLILFYKDHQLESKMVEDYEQIFWEHLTQVSHLDKFDWPKTIPTDPANTLWEFCFHNEQYFVYCGTPAHKNRQSRQFPYLMLAITPRSVLVDFYSSQNRAAKIKSNIRKRLTNYDTAPIHPNLNTYGREDNYEWKQYFLRDDETTLSKCPFHRL, from the coding sequence ATGCGCTTATTCACAATGGAATCCCTACTCCAATCAAATCTTGAATCGTGGAAGAAGGATGCTGCCCGAAAATTTTCCGAAAAAATGAGAGACAGGCATCACCCATTCCCTTGTATCCCTGCCACCATAGGTTATCAGCTTGACCAGTTTAGGTACGGCTTCTTACCCGAGCCATGGGACCCAGAAACTGTTTCAGAGCTTGCCAATGCTCTAGAAGCGTATTCCAAACAATATAGAGACTTGGGAAGCTATACATCCCTGATTTTATTTTACAAGGATCACCAATTAGAATCGAAAATGGTTGAAGACTACGAGCAGATTTTCTGGGAACACCTTACTCAAGTCAGCCATCTAGATAAATTCGATTGGCCTAAGACTATTCCTACCGACCCTGCCAACACGTTATGGGAATTCTGCTTTCACAATGAGCAGTACTTCGTCTATTGCGGGACACCAGCTCATAAAAACCGTCAAAGCAGACAATTTCCTTATTTGATGCTGGCGATTACACCAAGGTCTGTGCTTGTTGACTTCTACTCATCACAGAATCGAGCAGCCAAGATCAAATCCAATATCCGAAAACGACTTACTAATTACGACACAGCTCCCATTCACCCTAATCTGAATACCTATGGCAGAGAAGACAATTATGAATGGAAGCAATATTTTCTAAGAGATGATGAGACAACTTTATCCAAATGCCCATTTCATCGCTTGTAA
- a CDS encoding MerR family transcriptional regulator, with translation MEENFKIDDVAKQSGLSKRTIRYYEEIGLLKAPPRSKGGTRIYSQEHIDALEKVTTFKEVLGFSLQELQHFLGLRETFEREKERYRRTKDPIGQKEKLSGIINALDEQIQVIDEKMKKLLSVQNDLIALRERARAQIEKLEHENPSD, from the coding sequence ATGGAAGAGAATTTTAAGATTGATGATGTGGCCAAGCAGAGCGGTTTAAGTAAACGGACGATCCGTTATTATGAAGAAATTGGTTTGTTGAAAGCACCGCCGCGAAGTAAAGGCGGCACTCGGATCTATTCACAAGAACATATTGACGCACTAGAGAAGGTCACCACTTTTAAAGAGGTTCTAGGTTTTTCACTTCAAGAGCTTCAACATTTTCTTGGGCTAAGAGAAACCTTTGAGCGCGAGAAGGAAAGGTATCGAAGAACCAAGGATCCAATAGGTCAAAAAGAGAAGCTGAGTGGAATTATCAACGCTCTAGATGAACAGATTCAAGTGATCGATGAAAAGATGAAGAAGCTGCTAAGTGTCCAAAATGACCTCATTGCTCTTAGAGAAAGGGCACGTGCTCAAATAGAAAAACTGGAACATGAAAATCCATCTGATTAG
- a CDS encoding MFS transporter, with protein MAIQSQYELSTQKEGQPIAVWAVFFASIIAFMGLGLVDPILPAISQQLHATPSQVTLLFTSYNAVMAVAMLITGAISSRIGIKMTLLCGVVVIAIFSAAGGLSNNIWAIVGFRGGWGLGNALFVATALTAIVTLSKGGTGKAVVLYEAAVGLGISVGPLLGGELGAITWRGPFLGVAALMVLGFILLATLMPGHRKLNAGKPASERKSTSLLDPFRALKHRPIVVFGIAACLYNFGFFTLLAYAPFVMGLDAHGLGYVFIGWGVLLAVTSVFTAPKLQQRFGTITSMCLMLFLFAVLLISMGIWTNTQWWLIVAVILAGALLGNNNTLITTAVMNAAPIERSTASAAYSFLRFLGGAVAPFLAGKLAEWYSPHVPFIVGGCFVLISVIFVLSNRQHVSHVDTVEAGH; from the coding sequence ATGGCTATTCAAAGCCAATATGAGCTATCAACTCAAAAAGAAGGTCAACCTATTGCGGTTTGGGCTGTCTTTTTTGCATCAATTATTGCCTTTATGGGATTAGGGTTGGTTGACCCGATTTTGCCAGCTATTTCACAACAACTTCATGCAACACCGAGCCAAGTGACCTTGCTCTTTACCAGCTATAATGCGGTAATGGCGGTTGCTATGCTTATTACAGGGGCTATTTCATCACGTATAGGCATTAAAATGACCTTGTTATGTGGTGTTGTCGTGATTGCGATTTTTTCCGCTGCGGGTGGTCTATCCAATAATATTTGGGCGATTGTCGGTTTTCGCGGCGGTTGGGGATTAGGAAATGCGCTCTTTGTCGCAACGGCACTTACAGCCATCGTTACTCTGTCTAAGGGTGGAACTGGAAAAGCGGTTGTTTTATATGAAGCGGCAGTAGGACTGGGAATTTCAGTTGGTCCGCTTCTTGGGGGAGAATTAGGGGCCATCACTTGGAGAGGGCCATTTCTAGGAGTCGCTGCTTTAATGGTGCTTGGATTTATTTTATTGGCGACCTTAATGCCTGGCCATAGAAAATTAAATGCTGGGAAACCCGCAAGTGAGAGAAAATCAACATCGCTGCTTGATCCATTCCGAGCGCTTAAACACCGCCCGATTGTGGTATTTGGTATTGCAGCTTGTCTTTATAACTTTGGATTCTTTACTTTGCTTGCCTATGCACCGTTTGTAATGGGACTTGATGCCCATGGATTGGGTTATGTCTTTATTGGCTGGGGCGTGTTGCTCGCCGTGACGTCTGTTTTTACGGCACCTAAGCTGCAACAGCGCTTTGGTACGATCACATCCATGTGTTTAATGCTCTTCTTGTTTGCTGTATTGTTGATTTCAATGGGGATCTGGACGAATACCCAGTGGTGGTTAATTGTCGCAGTTATCCTCGCCGGTGCGTTACTTGGTAACAACAATACATTGATTACGACAGCTGTTATGAATGCAGCGCCCATTGAGCGTTCAACAGCCTCAGCGGCTTACAGCTTTCTGCGCTTCTTAGGCGGAGCTGTGGCACCATTTCTTGCAGGTAAGCTTGCCGAGTGGTACTCACCGCATGTTCCGTTTATTGTCGGCGGGTGTTTTGTTCTCATTTCAGTTATCTTTGTTCTTTCAAACCGTCAACATGTTTCTCATGTTGACACAGTAGAGGCAGGCCATTAA
- a CDS encoding CBS domain-containing protein has product MLSKHHLKKLPVLDEDKKVIGVISRGDIIKTSPT; this is encoded by the coding sequence ATCCTATCCAAACACCATTTAAAAAAACTCCCAGTTCTAGACGAAGATAAGAAAGTAATCGGAGTCATCAGCAGAGGAGACATAATTAAAACCTCACCAACCTAA
- a CDS encoding spore germination protein: protein MRRLRKMGKLKQSPPGKLGQEQSIQKDSIQEEESREEEANQKDYFGKLRNSSDFVLVEHGNYRIYYIKPLIKAEVVQRSILPFLPEGNGLQLEEIKQKLPIEKKLITSVPKDVQDSLLHGFIAIELLHKSEKLLLLEAIESKARQVTIPEVEYSVVGPKEAFVEALEVNLNLIRKRIPLPTLVVKSLNVGHVSKSQVAVLYIEGIANKENVNTVIQRLKDIDFDFIADSSFLTQMISDNSNTPFPLLIDTERPDRVAAVLNEGKVAILVDGSPEAIYGPTTLVEFFSSFEDYFLSWPIASFFRLVRLFSVLFSIFITPLYVSVMTFHYELVPRDLLSPLITSRLVVPFPPVLETLILEVTIELLREAGARLPSKVGQTIGIVGGLVIGTASVEAGLTSNVLLILVALAALASFITPVYRMSNTIRLLRFPLIILASQWGIIGVTLGFVIMVIHLIKLKSIGRPYLEPIFPPRVQDLKDSFIRLPYSKQKLRPVLMQSERTNRMKQGTEYKDIDE from the coding sequence ATGAGACGACTGAGAAAGATGGGCAAATTGAAACAATCACCACCTGGAAAGTTAGGCCAAGAACAGTCAATCCAAAAAGATTCCATTCAAGAAGAGGAATCCCGAGAAGAAGAGGCAAACCAAAAAGACTATTTCGGGAAACTTAGAAATTCAAGTGATTTTGTTTTAGTGGAGCATGGGAATTATCGCATCTACTACATCAAGCCGTTGATTAAGGCCGAGGTGGTCCAAAGATCCATTCTCCCCTTTTTGCCAGAGGGAAATGGGCTTCAGTTAGAAGAGATTAAACAAAAGCTCCCTATTGAAAAAAAACTTATCACTTCTGTTCCAAAAGATGTTCAGGACAGCTTATTACATGGGTTTATTGCCATCGAGTTACTCCACAAGAGTGAGAAGTTATTGCTGCTTGAAGCGATCGAGTCCAAAGCCAGACAAGTGACGATACCTGAAGTGGAATATAGTGTTGTCGGGCCAAAAGAGGCATTTGTAGAAGCGCTGGAAGTTAATTTGAATTTAATTCGGAAACGGATTCCTCTCCCCACACTAGTTGTGAAAAGCCTGAATGTTGGGCATGTTTCAAAAAGCCAAGTCGCTGTTTTATATATTGAAGGCATTGCCAATAAAGAAAATGTGAATACCGTTATTCAACGCTTAAAGGATATCGATTTTGATTTTATCGCAGACAGCTCATTTCTGACCCAAATGATTTCAGATAATAGTAATACACCTTTTCCTTTATTAATTGATACCGAAAGACCAGACCGAGTGGCGGCGGTTCTAAATGAAGGGAAAGTGGCGATCTTAGTGGATGGCTCACCGGAAGCGATTTATGGCCCGACGACCTTAGTCGAATTTTTCTCTTCATTCGAAGATTATTTCTTATCTTGGCCGATTGCTTCGTTCTTTCGATTAGTCCGTTTGTTTTCCGTTCTATTTTCTATTTTTATCACGCCATTGTATGTGAGTGTCATGACCTTTCATTATGAACTGGTACCAAGGGATTTGCTCAGTCCATTAATCACCTCCCGGCTTGTGGTTCCCTTTCCGCCCGTCTTAGAGACCTTAATCTTGGAGGTCACTATTGAACTTCTGAGAGAAGCAGGGGCTCGCTTGCCTAGTAAGGTCGGTCAGACAATTGGTATCGTTGGTGGTTTAGTCATTGGAACAGCCTCTGTAGAAGCAGGCTTGACCAGTAATGTCTTGCTCATCCTAGTTGCCTTAGCCGCACTGGCGTCTTTTATTACACCGGTCTATAGAATGAGCAACACGATCCGTTTATTGCGGTTTCCGCTAATTATTCTGGCAAGTCAATGGGGAATTATAGGGGTAACGCTGGGCTTTGTTATCATGGTCATCCATTTAATAAAATTGAAATCAATAGGTCGTCCATATTTAGAGCCAATATTTCCGCCGAGAGTCCAAGATCTGAAAGACTCCTTTATCAGATTGCCTTATTCAAAGCAAAAATTAAGACCTGTTCTAATGCAATCTGAGCGTACAAACCGAATGAAGCAAGGAACAGAATATAAGGATATCGATGAATAA
- a CDS encoding GerAB/ArcD/ProY family transporter — protein MGTEIKKINKISPSLVFYLIHSMQIGVSILTFESSLAKAVEQDAWAVVLVSGLLIHVIIYLMYKLLSYKETSLIAIHTGLFKPFIGNGLTLIFLLYYLGIGILVIRIYIEIVQVWVFPEWKTWSFGLIFVLLIYSIISGGFRSVVGMAFFGVIIPIYLIFTLFLPIHYAHYTRYLPIMNHTMGEMFNGVFQAIPLFIGISTLLFYYPFINEPRKSQKWAHMGNLFSTVLYLAVTLITTAYYGSEQLKRLIYPSLGVWKIVELPFAERFEFIGVASWLFVIIPNCCVPIWCIGYSFKQMFKMQHRVTLVLVLLVIYPAVILLKTHTQIEMFSSWVTRFGMGILFGYVPFLTVIQVLKNKWGKKA, from the coding sequence ATGGGAACGGAAATTAAAAAAATAAATAAGATATCACCTTCACTGGTTTTTTACCTTATTCACTCCATGCAAATCGGGGTCAGTATCTTAACCTTTGAAAGCAGTCTAGCCAAAGCCGTCGAACAGGATGCCTGGGCGGTTGTTCTTGTATCAGGATTACTCATCCATGTGATCATCTACTTAATGTATAAGCTATTGAGCTACAAAGAAACAAGTCTTATTGCCATCCACACAGGGCTTTTCAAACCATTTATTGGAAACGGTTTGACGCTCATTTTTCTATTGTACTATTTGGGAATAGGTATTCTTGTTATCCGCATCTATATTGAGATCGTCCAAGTTTGGGTGTTTCCTGAGTGGAAGACCTGGTCGTTTGGATTGATTTTTGTCCTTCTTATTTATTCCATTATATCAGGAGGGTTTCGTTCGGTTGTAGGGATGGCCTTTTTTGGTGTCATCATTCCGATTTATTTAATATTTACCTTGTTTTTGCCGATTCACTATGCCCATTACACCCGGTATCTTCCCATTATGAATCACACCATGGGAGAGATGTTTAACGGAGTTTTTCAAGCTATCCCGCTGTTTATCGGAATTTCTACCTTATTATTTTATTATCCCTTTATAAATGAACCAAGGAAATCGCAAAAATGGGCGCATATGGGAAATCTGTTTTCCACCGTACTCTATTTGGCGGTGACACTCATTACAACCGCTTATTATGGAAGTGAACAATTAAAGAGATTGATTTACCCCTCTTTAGGAGTGTGGAAAATTGTTGAGCTTCCCTTTGCTGAACGGTTTGAATTTATTGGGGTGGCATCCTGGTTATTTGTCATTATACCGAACTGTTGTGTCCCAATTTGGTGTATCGGTTATAGTTTTAAGCAAATGTTTAAAATGCAGCACCGCGTTACACTCGTCTTGGTCCTTCTCGTTATTTATCCGGCAGTCATCCTGTTAAAAACACATACGCAAATCGAAATGTTCTCCTCTTGGGTCACGCGTTTTGGGATGGGGATTCTTTTCGGCTATGTGCCGTTTTTGACCGTTATACAAGTTTTAAAAAACAAATGGGGTAAGAAAGCATGA